From a region of the Enterobacter sp. JBIWA008 genome:
- a CDS encoding YadA C-terminal domain-containing protein produces the protein MKVLNKSVVSVFVLGVVAGSAMNITDAAAAVWDDASITNIVNDHQDQITQNKDDSIARDLSTENRLTQVDSDLQSTKLGVLVIEKATNEANQKALLAGALADTANQKSDAALQGVTTNGTEISNMENVNKVQDNRLNSLENAPKPTNGVDGKDGVTTTVTRMQVDAATQTKVADNTQAVTATAQDLLATKQTLQAMNNNTNQQFKSLHDEVDNNKKQANAGISGAMAMAGLPQVQTNQHVMFSAGGATYNSESAIAVGASVNFSSHVIAKVSFSDDTANNMGASVGVGMGF, from the coding sequence AGTTTTAAATAAATCTGTTGTTTCTGTTTTTGTATTGGGGGTGGTAGCAGGTAGCGCCATGAATATTACTGACGCTGCTGCTGCCGTTTGGGATGACGCATCAATCACAAATATTGTGAATGACCATCAAGACCAAATTACGCAAAACAAGGATGATAGTATTGCTCGCGATCTCTCAACTGAAAATCGCTTAACGCAGGTGGATAGTGACCTTCAATCCACTAAATTAGGTGTTTTGGTTATTGAGAAAGCCACAAATGAGGCTAACCAAAAAGCCTTACTTGCTGGTGCGCTTGCAGATACCGCCAATCAAAAAAGCGATGCTGCTTTACAGGGTGTCACGACGAACGGCACAGAAATTAGCAATATGGAGAACGTTAATAAAGTGCAAGATAACCGTCTTAATAGCCTGGAAAATGCCCCTAAACCCACTAACGGCGTAGATGGCAAAGATGGCGTGACGACCACCGTGACGCGCATGCAGGTAGACGCAGCAACACAAACTAAAGTGGCTGATAATACCCAGGCGGTTACCGCCACCGCTCAGGATCTGCTGGCAACGAAACAGACGTTACAGGCAATGAATAATAATACCAACCAGCAATTTAAATCACTGCACGATGAAGTGGATAATAATAAGAAGCAAGCCAATGCGGGTATTTCAGGAGCCATGGCGATGGCAGGTTTACCGCAAGTACAAACGAATCAGCATGTTATGTTTTCTGCTGGCGGAGCTACATACAATAGTGAAAGCGCCATTGCCGTCGGGGCATCCGTTAACTTTAGTTCACATGTCATCGCGAAAGTGAGCTTCTCTGATGATACCGCCAATAATATGGGAGCATCAGTTGGCGTCGGAATGGGCTTTTAA